The Arthrobacter sp. NicSoilC5 genome has a window encoding:
- a CDS encoding thymidylate synthase: MSIPTPYEDLLRDVLATGTHKSDRTGTGTTSVFGRQIRFDLSESFPLITTKRVHFKSVAVELLWFLRGETNIKWMTDQGVTIWNEWADEDGDLGPVYGVQWRSWPTPDGGHIDQIAELIENLKSNPDSRRHIVSAWNVSELNDMALPPCHAFFQFYVANGKLSCQLYQRSADMFLGVPFNIASYALLTCMVAQQVGLEPGEFVWTGGDVHIYENHMDQVLKQLEREPYEYPQLKITRKPASIFDYTLEDFDVVGYQHHPTIKAPIAV, translated from the coding sequence GTGAGCATCCCAACGCCTTATGAAGACCTCCTGCGCGATGTCCTGGCCACCGGCACCCATAAATCGGACCGCACGGGCACCGGAACCACCAGCGTTTTCGGGCGGCAGATCCGCTTTGACCTCTCCGAAAGCTTTCCGCTGATCACGACCAAGCGGGTCCATTTCAAGTCAGTGGCGGTGGAGCTCCTGTGGTTCCTGCGCGGCGAGACCAACATCAAGTGGATGACGGACCAGGGCGTCACCATCTGGAACGAGTGGGCGGATGAGGACGGCGACCTGGGCCCGGTCTACGGCGTGCAGTGGCGAAGCTGGCCCACCCCGGACGGCGGCCACATCGACCAGATCGCCGAACTGATCGAGAACCTGAAATCGAATCCGGACTCCCGCCGGCACATCGTGTCAGCGTGGAACGTTTCCGAACTCAACGACATGGCGCTCCCGCCCTGCCACGCGTTCTTCCAGTTCTACGTGGCCAACGGCAAGCTCTCGTGCCAGCTCTACCAGCGCTCCGCTGACATGTTCCTGGGCGTCCCCTTCAACATCGCCTCCTATGCGCTGCTCACCTGCATGGTCGCCCAGCAGGTGGGCCTCGAGCCCGGCGAATTCGTGTGGACCGGCGGTGACGTGCACATCTACGAGAACCACATGGACCAGGTCCTCAAGCAGCTGGAACGCGAGCCCTACGAGTACCCGCAGCTGAAGATCACCCGCAAGCCGGCCTCGATCTTCGACTACACCTTGGAGGACTTCGACGTGGTGGGCTACCAGCACCACCCCACGATCAAGGCGCCGATCGCCGTATGA
- a CDS encoding dihydrofolate reductase, translated as MSTENFTDPQSFTEELAASITGVGLVWAQTSDGVIGKDGDMPWHLPEDLKHFTRLTNGHPVIMGRKTWLSFPDKYRPLPGRTNIVITRQKSWANTPEAEGAVVVPSLDDALLESQFVDGGETVWILGGGEVFRQSTELANVAVVTTIDVEADGDTFAPELGASWEATASVPPDGWLTAANGTRYRFTKWSRTEG; from the coding sequence ATGAGCACCGAAAACTTCACTGATCCCCAGTCCTTCACGGAGGAGCTGGCTGCCTCGATCACCGGCGTCGGCCTGGTCTGGGCGCAGACCTCCGACGGCGTCATCGGCAAGGACGGGGACATGCCCTGGCACCTGCCCGAGGACCTCAAACACTTCACCCGCCTCACCAACGGGCATCCGGTCATCATGGGCCGGAAAACCTGGCTGTCCTTCCCGGACAAGTACCGCCCGCTGCCCGGGCGCACGAACATTGTCATCACCCGGCAGAAAAGCTGGGCCAACACGCCCGAGGCGGAGGGCGCCGTCGTGGTTCCCTCCCTTGATGACGCACTCCTTGAGTCGCAGTTTGTCGACGGCGGCGAGACCGTCTGGATCCTGGGCGGCGGTGAGGTCTTCCGCCAGTCCACCGAGCTCGCCAACGTCGCGGTGGTTACCACCATCGATGTGGAGGCCGACGGCGACACATTCGCCCCGGAGCTCGGCGCCAGCTGGGAGGCCACCGCCTCCGTCCCGCCGGACGGCTGGCTGACGGCCGCCAACGGCACACGCTACCGATTCACCAAATGGTCACGGACCGAGGGCTAG
- a CDS encoding NF038396 family protein, which produces MLKKPETLFVLGYMLLPLLALLSAIVGLTMILGGNKIAGAIVLVVVTQVFTFGAFFALRARKAAVLEQSDQG; this is translated from the coding sequence ATGCTGAAGAAACCGGAAACCCTGTTCGTCCTGGGCTACATGCTGCTGCCCCTGCTGGCGCTGCTGTCCGCGATCGTGGGACTGACCATGATCCTGGGAGGCAACAAGATCGCCGGAGCCATCGTGCTGGTGGTGGTCACACAGGTGTTCACCTTCGGGGCGTTCTTCGCGCTGCGCGCGCGGAAGGCAGCCGTACTGGAGCAGTCAGACCAGGGCTAA
- a CDS encoding MaoC family dehydratase N-terminal domain-containing protein, with product MTINPDLQGRSYPAAEVYDVGREKIREFARAVKATHPAHFDVDAARALGHADLVAPPTFAIIIAQRADAQLIEDPEAGIDFSRVVHADQRFTHHRPIVAGDRLVAELHVDGVRAMGGGAMITTRSEIFALGSGDSREPVTTTTSSILVRGEGQ from the coding sequence ATGACTATCAATCCGGACCTGCAGGGCCGTAGCTACCCTGCCGCAGAGGTGTATGACGTCGGCCGCGAGAAAATCCGTGAGTTCGCCCGCGCCGTGAAGGCGACCCATCCCGCGCACTTTGACGTGGACGCAGCCAGGGCCCTGGGCCACGCCGATCTGGTGGCACCGCCCACCTTCGCCATCATCATCGCCCAGCGTGCCGACGCACAGCTCATCGAGGACCCGGAAGCAGGCATCGACTTCTCCCGCGTGGTCCATGCAGACCAGCGCTTCACCCACCACCGGCCCATCGTCGCCGGTGACCGGCTCGTTGCCGAACTGCATGTTGACGGCGTCCGTGCCATGGGCGGCGGCGCCATGATCACCACCCGCTCGGAGATCTTCGCCCTCGGTTCCGGTGATTCGCGGGAACCCGTCACCACCACCACGTCATCCATCCTGGTCCGCGGAGAGGGACAGTAA
- the asd gene encoding aspartate-semialdehyde dehydrogenase has protein sequence MTTAATPSVGLVGWRGMVGSVLMQRMQDEGDFANINPVFFSTSNAGGAAPSFADGAGKLENAFDLDTLAKLPIIVTAQGGDYTKQVHGDLRSRGWDGLWIDAASTLRMNDDSIIVLDPINRDVIDKGLVNGTKDFIGGNCTVSCMLMGLGGLFKNGLVEWGTSMTYQAASGGGARHMRELLSQFGTLNAEVSTELDDPASAILDIDRKVLAHQRTDIDATQFGVPLAGSLIPWIDADLGNGQSKEEWKAGVETNKILGTSEENHVIMDGLCVRIGAMRSHSQALTLKLREDLSVAEIEKLLDEDNQWAKVVPNTKEASMAELTPVAASGTLDIPVGRVRKMEMGPQYISAFTVGDQLLWGAAEPLRRMLNIATGNL, from the coding sequence ATGACTACAGCAGCTACCCCTTCCGTCGGCCTGGTCGGATGGCGCGGCATGGTCGGTTCCGTCCTCATGCAGCGCATGCAGGACGAGGGCGACTTCGCCAACATCAACCCGGTGTTCTTCTCCACCTCCAACGCGGGAGGTGCCGCCCCGTCGTTCGCCGACGGTGCCGGCAAGCTCGAGAACGCGTTCGACCTCGACACCCTGGCCAAGCTGCCCATTATCGTCACCGCCCAGGGCGGGGACTACACCAAGCAGGTCCACGGGGACCTGCGCAGCCGCGGCTGGGACGGCCTCTGGATCGACGCCGCCTCCACCCTGCGCATGAACGACGACTCGATCATCGTGCTGGACCCCATCAACCGCGATGTCATCGACAAGGGCCTGGTCAACGGCACCAAGGACTTCATCGGCGGCAACTGCACCGTGTCCTGCATGCTCATGGGCCTCGGCGGCCTGTTCAAGAACGGCCTGGTGGAGTGGGGAACCTCCATGACCTACCAGGCAGCGTCCGGCGGCGGTGCCCGGCACATGCGTGAGCTGCTCAGCCAGTTCGGCACGCTCAACGCCGAGGTCAGCACGGAACTGGACGACCCGGCGTCGGCCATCCTGGATATTGACCGCAAGGTCCTGGCCCACCAGCGCACCGACATCGACGCGACCCAGTTCGGCGTTCCCTTGGCCGGCTCCCTGATCCCCTGGATCGACGCAGACCTCGGCAACGGCCAGTCCAAGGAAGAGTGGAAGGCCGGGGTGGAAACCAACAAGATCCTGGGCACCTCCGAGGAAAACCACGTGATCATGGACGGGCTCTGCGTTCGCATCGGCGCCATGCGCTCCCACTCCCAGGCCCTGACTTTGAAGCTCCGCGAGGACCTGTCCGTGGCCGAGATCGAAAAGCTCCTGGACGAGGACAACCAGTGGGCCAAGGTGGTTCCCAACACCAAGGAGGCCTCCATGGCCGAGCTGACCCCCGTGGCCGCCTCCGGCACCCTGGACATCCCGGTGGGCCGCGTCCGCAAGATGGAAATGGGCCCGCAGTACATCAGCGCCTTCACCGTGGGCGACCAGCTCCTCTGGGGCGCCGCCGAGCCGCTGCGCCGCATGCTCAACATCGCCACCGGCAACCTGTAG
- a CDS encoding DUF3188 domain-containing protein has product MLNEFWATAPTRYKVLVFSAMGLIAVGIILNLVGNTSGNQALAMASLPLIGLGLVLHVVGIVVRGQAIRKNLRR; this is encoded by the coding sequence GTGCTGAACGAATTCTGGGCCACCGCGCCCACCCGCTACAAAGTCCTGGTCTTCAGCGCGATGGGACTGATCGCCGTCGGCATCATCCTGAATCTGGTGGGCAACACCAGCGGCAACCAGGCACTGGCCATGGCTTCCCTGCCCCTCATCGGGCTCGGGCTGGTCCTCCACGTCGTGGGCATCGTGGTGCGCGGCCAGGCGATCCGCAAAAACCTCAGGCGCTAG
- a CDS encoding winged helix DNA-binding domain-containing protein: MAAFGALRDGRMVGRLRLVSQRLAGIEATSVPGLVRWMTAMQAQDLPAALWAVGVRVPGAGITDVRAAIHAGTVVRSWPMRGTLHLVAPEDLRWMLDLTAERLTRSIAGRHRQLEIMWADVEKARDLALEHISAEGPVSRTALFRVFDDGGQPTLGQRGIHLLGSLCRHGWLVLGPLAGNQQLIAAFDEWIPASRSLEREAALAEFLLRYFRSHGPATLRDFAWWTQLPLTEVRTAFEHVRRELVELEFAGTSYWLSPEVAALLDSGVPGGRSVHLLPGFDEFVLGYTDRSLVLAPEHSDLIVPGGNGVFKKTVVAAGKVVGTWALKGTGPGAAVVPELFDEARPLGPAAQAALAKAGRRYTTFLAT, translated from the coding sequence ATGGCTGCATTTGGTGCCCTGCGCGACGGCAGGATGGTCGGCAGGCTCCGGCTGGTGTCCCAGCGGCTCGCCGGGATTGAGGCCACCTCCGTGCCCGGGCTGGTCCGTTGGATGACCGCCATGCAGGCCCAGGACCTGCCCGCGGCACTCTGGGCGGTGGGTGTCCGCGTGCCCGGGGCGGGAATCACCGATGTCCGGGCGGCCATCCATGCCGGCACAGTGGTGCGGTCCTGGCCGATGCGCGGGACGTTGCACCTCGTGGCTCCGGAGGACCTGCGCTGGATGCTGGACCTCACGGCCGAGAGGCTCACCAGGAGCATCGCGGGCCGTCACCGGCAGCTGGAGATTATGTGGGCAGACGTGGAGAAGGCCCGCGACCTCGCGCTGGAACACATCTCGGCGGAGGGCCCCGTCAGCCGCACCGCTCTGTTCAGGGTGTTCGACGACGGAGGCCAGCCGACGCTGGGCCAGCGCGGGATTCATCTCCTGGGTTCGCTCTGCCGGCACGGCTGGCTGGTTTTGGGGCCCTTGGCCGGCAACCAGCAGCTGATCGCTGCGTTCGACGAATGGATACCGGCATCCCGGAGCCTTGAGCGTGAGGCGGCCCTGGCCGAGTTCCTGCTCCGTTATTTCCGCAGCCACGGGCCAGCCACCCTCCGCGATTTCGCCTGGTGGACGCAGCTGCCGCTGACCGAGGTACGCACGGCGTTTGAACACGTCCGGCGCGAGTTGGTGGAGCTGGAGTTCGCGGGGACCAGCTATTGGCTGTCCCCGGAGGTGGCGGCGCTGCTGGACTCCGGAGTGCCCGGCGGCCGGTCCGTCCACCTGCTGCCGGGTTTTGATGAGTTTGTCCTGGGCTACACAGACCGCAGCCTCGTCCTGGCGCCGGAGCACTCCGACCTGATCGTGCCCGGCGGGAACGGAGTCTTCAAGAAGACGGTGGTTGCCGCGGGGAAGGTTGTTGGCACCTGGGCGCTGAAGGGCACCGGGCCGGGTGCCGCCGTCGTACCTGAACTCTTCGACGAAGCCCGGCCGCTTGGTCCGGCGGCGCAGGCAGCCCTGGCCAAGGCCGGCCGGCGCTACACGACGTTCCTGGCCACCTGA
- a CDS encoding UDP-N-acetylmuramate dehydrogenase codes for MTSTLLSSLTTSAVGGPAGKYIEARTEAEIIDAVRSADAAGEQVLIVSGGSNLLVSDDGFPGTVIRIASEGFTVNAEDSCGGVAVVVQAGHNWDRLVEHAVRHAWSGIEALSGIPGSTGATPVQNVGAYGADVSQTIAAVRTWDRERNAVQTFTNSELKFGYRDSILKQTTVNGSPRYVVLTVEFQLPLGRMSAPIRYAELARALGVEVGQRAYANDVRREVLRLRASKGMVWDAADRDTYSTGSFFTNPIVAADVADKLPENAPRYPAGQDGMVKLSAAWLIDQAGFGKGFGLEDDGVAGGRASLSTKHTLAITNRGSASAADMVAVAREVRAGVERHFGISLHPEPLLIGLEL; via the coding sequence GTGACTTCCACGCTTCTTTCCTCCTTGACCACCTCCGCCGTCGGAGGCCCTGCCGGCAAGTACATCGAGGCCCGCACCGAGGCTGAGATCATCGACGCGGTCCGCTCGGCGGATGCCGCCGGGGAACAAGTCCTGATCGTCAGCGGCGGGTCCAACCTCCTGGTGTCCGACGACGGGTTCCCCGGGACCGTCATCAGGATCGCCTCCGAGGGGTTCACGGTCAACGCCGAGGACTCATGCGGGGGAGTGGCCGTTGTAGTGCAGGCCGGCCACAACTGGGACAGGCTGGTGGAGCACGCGGTACGCCACGCCTGGTCCGGTATCGAGGCGTTGTCCGGGATCCCCGGCTCAACGGGGGCCACGCCGGTCCAGAACGTGGGTGCCTACGGTGCCGACGTTTCCCAGACCATCGCCGCCGTCCGTACCTGGGACCGCGAGCGGAACGCCGTGCAGACCTTCACCAACTCGGAGTTGAAGTTCGGCTACCGGGACTCCATCCTCAAGCAGACCACCGTCAATGGCTCGCCCCGGTATGTGGTCCTTACCGTCGAGTTCCAGTTGCCGCTGGGCCGGATGAGCGCGCCCATCCGTTATGCCGAGCTGGCCCGGGCCCTGGGTGTGGAAGTGGGCCAGCGCGCCTACGCGAACGACGTCCGCCGCGAAGTCCTGCGCCTTCGTGCCTCCAAGGGAATGGTGTGGGACGCCGCGGACCGGGACACCTACTCCACCGGCTCCTTCTTCACCAACCCGATCGTGGCGGCTGACGTCGCGGACAAACTGCCGGAAAACGCTCCGCGGTATCCTGCCGGGCAGGACGGGATGGTGAAGCTCTCCGCCGCATGGCTGATTGACCAAGCAGGCTTCGGGAAGGGCTTCGGCCTGGAAGACGACGGCGTGGCCGGAGGCCGGGCGTCGCTTTCCACCAAGCACACCCTGGCCATCACCAACCGTGGCTCCGCCAGCGCCGCCGACATGGTGGCTGTCGCGCGGGAGGTGCGGGCCGGCGTCGAACGCCACTTCGGCATTTCGCTGCACCCGGAGCCGCTGCTCATCGGCCTCGAACTCTAG
- a CDS encoding metalloregulator ArsR/SmtB family transcription factor, translated as MLSSAQAPLYEIKANLFKGLAHPARIRILELLAAAPQESAPVSYLLAETGLEASHLSQHLATLRKHKVVTSARSANAVTYQLAHPGVSQLLAIARTFLVDSLAGSNEQLRLAQQLPAEHLAGGSAK; from the coding sequence ATGCTGTCTTCCGCCCAAGCCCCGCTCTACGAGATCAAAGCGAACCTTTTCAAGGGCCTGGCCCACCCGGCCAGGATACGGATCCTTGAGCTGCTGGCCGCGGCGCCGCAGGAGTCTGCCCCGGTGAGCTACCTCCTGGCAGAGACCGGGCTGGAGGCCTCGCACCTCTCCCAGCACCTGGCCACCTTGCGGAAGCACAAGGTGGTGACCTCCGCACGCAGCGCCAATGCGGTGACGTACCAGCTCGCCCACCCAGGAGTCTCGCAGCTGCTGGCCATCGCCCGGACCTTCCTCGTAGACAGCCTGGCCGGCTCCAATGAGCAGCTGCGGCTGGCACAGCAACTGCCGGCGGAACACCTGGCCGGCGGGTCAGCCAAGTGA
- a CDS encoding type IV toxin-antitoxin system AbiEi family antitoxin domain-containing protein, with the protein MNSGDLQAHVDHRWPKQVVASTRQLAAAGLDDRVLTAAVKSGTVLRLRRGAYVRSRNWHGLKEWDRDQARLMAHFESTHGRSRYSHVSAALLRGLFVWEGGPAVHVTTQYANSKASAGRDVRTHRLPLAEAEKASLWTPDGREVLTTSAERTVLDCARILPLEKAAVIGDHALRKGASIEAMRQLLNDSPVVRGGRRAWDLLAVLDARSESPGETRTRLMLHSLGLRMFEPQVGITTREGIFRADFADPDARVIIEFDGVAKYTDYKPAADVLIAERRRENALQELGWAVFRINWQQLNRPGELRQRLYAFLARHSGTQKRPFPA; encoded by the coding sequence ATGAATTCCGGTGATTTGCAGGCCCACGTCGACCATCGCTGGCCCAAGCAGGTGGTGGCGTCAACCCGCCAATTGGCGGCTGCCGGGCTGGACGACCGTGTGCTGACTGCGGCCGTGAAGAGCGGTACCGTGCTCCGGTTGCGGCGGGGAGCCTACGTCCGGAGCAGAAACTGGCATGGGCTCAAAGAATGGGACCGGGACCAGGCCCGGCTGATGGCCCACTTCGAGTCCACCCACGGCCGGTCCCGGTACAGCCACGTGAGCGCGGCATTGTTGCGGGGGCTTTTTGTCTGGGAAGGCGGGCCCGCCGTGCACGTGACAACCCAGTACGCCAACTCGAAGGCCAGCGCAGGAAGGGACGTCCGGACTCACAGGCTGCCGCTCGCGGAAGCTGAGAAAGCTTCACTGTGGACGCCCGACGGGCGGGAAGTCCTTACCACCAGTGCCGAGCGGACCGTGCTGGACTGCGCACGTATCCTGCCCTTGGAAAAGGCCGCTGTGATCGGTGACCACGCGCTGCGCAAGGGTGCGTCCATCGAGGCCATGCGGCAGCTGCTGAACGACAGTCCAGTGGTCCGCGGCGGCAGGCGCGCCTGGGACCTGCTGGCTGTTCTGGATGCCCGGTCCGAGTCCCCGGGGGAGACCCGGACCAGGCTGATGCTGCATTCTCTTGGCCTGCGCATGTTCGAACCGCAGGTTGGGATCACCACCCGCGAGGGCATTTTCCGGGCGGATTTCGCGGACCCCGACGCCCGGGTGATTATCGAGTTCGACGGCGTCGCCAAGTACACGGACTACAAGCCGGCGGCGGATGTGCTGATCGCGGAGCGGCGCCGGGAGAACGCATTGCAGGAGCTGGGTTGGGCAGTCTTCCGGATCAATTGGCAGCAGCTGAACCGGCCAGGAGAGCTGCGGCAACGGCTGTACGCATTCCTGGCGCGCCATTCCGGAACGCAAAAGCGGCCCTTTCCCGCATAA
- a CDS encoding SulP family inorganic anion transporter, whose product MTADPVTARGTAAGSITRFLPSRKDYAGLAGTWRTDLLAGITVGIVALPLALAFGVSSGVGAEAGLITAIVAGLVAAVMGGSPVQVSGPTGAMVVVLAPVVAVHGIGSVALLSLMAGLLVCALGFSGLGRAVAFIPWPVVEGFTLGIAAIIFLQQVPLATGTSGTPGHNTLLAAVEAAAGAAAATVVLTLALVAGVAVVMVLVQKLFRALPASLLAVLLATAAAEILQLDVPRIGALPHSLPAPSLPALDPASLGNLAMPAAVAVAFLAAIESLLSARVAAGMAGPDGRPTGPYSPDRELMGQGLASIAAGLFGGMPATGAIARTAVNVRSGARTRLAAAVHAIVLLGITYLASGMVSRIPLAALGGVLMVTAVRMVSRRTITAILRSTRADAAVFVLTAVITVAFDLIVAIQIGLAAAALFALRKFASLSGVQREEIPGPRLEGDEHIAVFRLDGAMFFGAAERILQEISQVKDVQVAIIRLSQLRMLDATGAHALVEVISALELRGITVLLKGVRPDHLDLVTNVGVIRSLRHHKHLFDRLPDAVEHARSHVLRNAAASA is encoded by the coding sequence GTGACCGCCGACCCGGTCACCGCCCGGGGCACGGCCGCGGGGAGCATCACCCGGTTCCTGCCCTCCCGGAAGGATTACGCCGGGCTTGCCGGCACCTGGCGTACCGACCTGCTGGCAGGAATCACCGTGGGCATTGTGGCGTTGCCGCTGGCCCTGGCGTTCGGCGTCAGCTCCGGGGTGGGTGCCGAAGCGGGCCTCATCACGGCGATCGTGGCCGGGCTGGTGGCGGCCGTCATGGGCGGCTCCCCGGTACAGGTGTCCGGGCCCACGGGAGCCATGGTGGTGGTGCTGGCCCCCGTGGTGGCGGTCCACGGCATCGGCAGCGTCGCCCTTTTGTCCCTGATGGCAGGGCTGCTGGTCTGCGCGCTCGGCTTCAGTGGCCTGGGCCGGGCCGTGGCCTTCATCCCCTGGCCCGTCGTGGAAGGCTTCACGCTGGGCATTGCCGCCATCATCTTCCTCCAGCAGGTTCCGCTGGCCACCGGCACGTCCGGCACCCCGGGGCACAACACCCTCCTTGCCGCAGTGGAGGCGGCAGCGGGCGCTGCCGCCGCGACCGTGGTGCTGACGCTCGCGCTCGTGGCGGGAGTCGCCGTCGTGATGGTCCTGGTGCAGAAGCTGTTCCGCGCCCTGCCGGCCAGCCTGCTGGCGGTACTCCTGGCGACCGCCGCCGCCGAAATCCTGCAGCTGGACGTCCCCCGGATTGGTGCACTCCCGCATTCCCTTCCGGCACCGTCCCTCCCCGCCCTGGACCCTGCTTCCCTTGGCAACCTGGCAATGCCCGCCGCCGTGGCTGTCGCCTTCCTGGCTGCCATCGAGTCACTGCTCTCGGCGCGCGTGGCCGCCGGGATGGCCGGGCCGGACGGCAGGCCCACCGGCCCCTACAGCCCCGACCGTGAGCTGATGGGACAGGGCCTGGCTTCCATCGCGGCCGGCCTGTTCGGCGGGATGCCGGCCACCGGAGCCATCGCACGGACCGCGGTCAACGTGCGGTCCGGCGCCAGGACCCGCCTGGCCGCAGCGGTGCACGCCATCGTGCTGCTGGGCATCACCTACCTGGCCTCGGGAATGGTCAGCCGCATCCCGCTGGCAGCATTGGGCGGGGTCCTGATGGTCACGGCAGTACGGATGGTCTCGCGGCGCACCATCACCGCCATCCTGCGTTCCACCCGGGCAGACGCCGCGGTCTTCGTGCTCACGGCCGTCATCACGGTGGCATTCGACCTCATCGTTGCCATCCAGATAGGGCTGGCCGCGGCCGCCCTCTTCGCACTGCGGAAATTCGCTTCACTGAGCGGGGTCCAACGCGAGGAGATTCCCGGTCCGCGGTTGGAAGGAGACGAACACATCGCAGTTTTCCGGCTGGATGGAGCGATGTTCTTTGGTGCCGCCGAGCGCATCCTCCAGGAGATCAGCCAGGTCAAGGACGTGCAGGTGGCCATCATCAGGTTGTCCCAGTTGCGGATGCTGGACGCGACCGGCGCCCACGCCCTGGTGGAGGTCATTTCCGCGCTGGAGCTGCGCGGCATCACCGTTTTGCTCAAGGGTGTGCGGCCTGACCACCTTGACCTGGTGACCAACGTGGGCGTGATCCGTTCCCTGCGGCACCACAAGCACCTGTTCGACCGGCTCCCGGATGCCGTGGAACATGCCCGCAGCCACGTGCTGCGGAACGCGGCGGCTAGCGCCTGA
- a CDS encoding MaoC family dehydratase yields MSPTFNELSAGQEIGSRTIEVTRTDLVRYAGASGDFNPIHWNEAFANGVELPGVIAHGMFTMGSAVQLVTDWAGDPAAVVDFQTRFTKPVLVTDTTGTDQPGATIEVSGTIGKLDADAGTARVDLTVVSAGQKVLMKAQALVKLS; encoded by the coding sequence ATGAGCCCCACCTTCAACGAACTCAGCGCCGGCCAGGAAATCGGCAGCCGCACCATCGAGGTCACACGCACCGACCTGGTCAGGTACGCCGGGGCGTCCGGCGACTTCAACCCCATCCACTGGAACGAGGCCTTCGCCAACGGCGTGGAACTGCCCGGCGTCATCGCCCACGGCATGTTCACCATGGGCTCCGCCGTCCAGCTGGTGACGGACTGGGCGGGCGACCCGGCCGCCGTCGTTGACTTCCAGACCCGCTTCACCAAGCCGGTCCTGGTGACCGACACCACCGGAACCGACCAGCCCGGGGCCACCATCGAGGTCAGCGGCACCATCGGAAAGCTCGACGCCGATGCGGGCACCGCGCGCGTCGACCTCACCGTTGTCTCCGCCGGGCAAAAAGTCCTGATGAAGGCCCAGGCCCTCGTCAAGCTGTCTTGA
- a CDS encoding MFS transporter, whose amino-acid sequence MTTPAGTTATAGQVTAWRNAVVVAYGASGLAFASWVSRLPAIRDTLDLTPGNIGVILLCMTLGSFASVSASGLIVLRLGSKRTIRTGSIMVGAGLLTAGFGTTVLASPVATAIGLAIIGLGTGSWNTASNVEGAAVERAVGRHIMPRLHGAFSLGTVAGAGLGALAAAVSLPVFWHLAAAGTVVAVSVATAASWFRADITPVAGERSYSPDTFEDPSTGPIPVIAPATASGDAPLDNKRKIAQAWRDRRTLLLGVLVLGLALAEGAAGDWVALALADGHGQSDAAGAAGYGLFVTFMTIGRFAGTVLLDKFGRVPVMRCCAAMAVLGLGIFVFAPVPWLAYVGLALWGLGASLGFPVGMSAAADDPAMAAARVSVVSTIGYAAFLCGPPLLGLLAEHVGILHSLLAVMVMLAVSFVLSPVARKLA is encoded by the coding sequence TTGACCACTCCTGCAGGAACCACCGCAACGGCCGGGCAGGTCACTGCCTGGCGGAACGCCGTCGTGGTGGCCTACGGCGCCAGCGGCCTTGCCTTTGCCTCCTGGGTGTCCCGGCTGCCCGCTATCCGGGACACCCTGGACCTCACCCCGGGCAACATCGGCGTCATCCTGCTGTGCATGACGCTGGGGTCCTTCGCCTCCGTGTCTGCGTCCGGGCTGATCGTGCTGCGGCTGGGCTCCAAGCGGACCATCCGGACAGGCAGCATCATGGTGGGCGCAGGCCTGCTGACGGCGGGTTTTGGCACAACCGTGCTGGCAAGCCCGGTGGCAACCGCCATCGGCCTGGCCATCATTGGCCTGGGCACCGGAAGCTGGAACACGGCATCCAACGTTGAAGGCGCCGCGGTGGAACGCGCGGTGGGCCGGCACATCATGCCGCGGCTCCACGGTGCCTTCAGCCTGGGAACGGTGGCAGGCGCGGGGCTGGGTGCCCTCGCCGCGGCAGTGTCGCTGCCCGTGTTCTGGCACCTCGCGGCGGCAGGGACGGTGGTGGCTGTTTCGGTGGCGACGGCGGCGTCGTGGTTCCGTGCCGACATCACCCCGGTAGCGGGGGAGCGCAGCTACTCCCCGGACACCTTCGAGGATCCCAGCACCGGGCCAATTCCGGTCATCGCTCCCGCAACCGCCTCCGGTGACGCGCCGCTGGACAACAAGCGGAAGATCGCACAGGCGTGGCGGGACCGGCGGACCCTGCTCCTGGGCGTCCTGGTCCTCGGCCTGGCCCTGGCCGAAGGCGCCGCGGGGGACTGGGTGGCGCTGGCCCTGGCCGACGGGCACGGGCAGAGCGACGCTGCCGGCGCCGCCGGTTACGGACTCTTTGTCACGTTCATGACCATCGGGCGCTTTGCCGGCACGGTGCTGCTGGACAAGTTTGGCAGGGTCCCCGTGATGCGGTGCTGCGCTGCCATGGCTGTGCTGGGCCTGGGCATTTTCGTCTTTGCGCCGGTGCCGTGGCTTGCCTACGTGGGGCTCGCACTGTGGGGCCTGGGAGCATCCCTGGGCTTCCCGGTGGGCATGTCCGCCGCAGCCGACGACCCCGCGATGGCTGCCGCCCGGGTGTCCGTGGTGTCCACCATCGGCTATGCCGCATTCCTGTGCGGGCCGCCGCTGCTGGGGCTGCTGGCCGAGCACGTGGGCATCCTGCATTCGCTGCTGGCCGTGATGGTGATGCTCGCGGTGAGCTTTGTCCTCTCCCCGGTGGCCCGGAAGCTGGCCTGA